The Martelella sp. AD-3 genome includes a region encoding these proteins:
- a CDS encoding 2-hydroxyacid dehydrogenase has protein sequence MRVTVFSAKPYDEEFLKAANEGRHDLVFTEAPLHAPTAKLAAGSKAVCAFVNDDLGASTLTELKEAGVKLVALRCAGFNRLDLTTADHLQMATARVPSYSPYAIAEHTLALVMTLNRKIHRAYNRVREGNFALNGLLGFDLHGKTVGVVGTGGIGRNVMRAFSGFGCKILAFDPYPSDEAIALGARYVDKGELLERSEIITLHCPLTPETRHFIDEDAIAAMQRCRMLVNTSRGGVIDTLAVIEGLKSGRIGALALDVYEEEEDLFFRDLSSTVIRDDIFARLLTFPNVLITGHQGFFTEEALYNIAHTTIGNITAFEEKGAALHPIDRR, from the coding sequence ATGCGCGTCACAGTCTTTTCGGCCAAGCCCTATGACGAGGAATTCCTCAAAGCCGCCAATGAGGGGCGTCATGACCTGGTGTTCACGGAGGCGCCGCTGCATGCGCCGACGGCCAAGCTCGCCGCAGGCTCCAAGGCCGTCTGCGCCTTCGTCAATGACGATCTCGGGGCCTCGACGCTCACGGAACTGAAGGAGGCCGGGGTCAAGCTCGTTGCGCTCAGATGCGCGGGCTTCAACCGGCTCGATCTGACGACCGCCGATCATCTGCAGATGGCGACCGCCCGGGTGCCCTCCTATTCGCCCTATGCCATTGCCGAACACACGCTGGCGCTGGTGATGACGCTGAACCGCAAGATCCACCGCGCCTATAACCGGGTGCGGGAGGGCAATTTCGCGCTCAACGGGCTTCTGGGCTTCGACCTGCACGGCAAGACGGTGGGCGTGGTCGGAACCGGCGGGATCGGCCGCAACGTGATGCGGGCCTTTTCCGGTTTCGGCTGCAAGATCCTCGCCTTCGACCCCTATCCGAGCGACGAGGCCATCGCGCTCGGCGCGCGCTATGTCGACAAGGGCGAATTGCTCGAGCGTTCGGAGATCATCACGCTGCACTGCCCGCTGACGCCGGAGACGCGGCATTTCATCGACGAGGATGCGATCGCCGCCATGCAGCGCTGCAGGATGCTGGTCAACACCAGCCGCGGCGGCGTCATTGATACGCTCGCCGTCATCGAGGGGCTGAAGTCGGGACGAATCGGCGCTCTGGCGCTCGATGTCTATGAGGAAGAGGAGGACCTGTTCTTCCGCGACCTCTCCTCCACCGTCATCCGCGACGATATCTTTGCCCGGCTTCTGACCTTTCCCAATGTGCTGATCACCGGTCATCAGGGCTTCTTCACCGAGGAGGCGCTCTATAACATTGCCCATACCACGATCGGCAACATCACCGCCTTCGAGGAAAAGGGCGCGGCGCTCCATCCGATCGACCGGCGATAG
- the rpsT gene encoding 30S ribosomal protein S20 yields the protein MANTTSAKKATRKMARRTAINKSRRSRVRGFVRKVEEALAAGNLDQAKEALKAAEPEIARAASKGVLHRNTASRKVSRLAQRVKTLSA from the coding sequence ATGGCCAATACAACTTCGGCGAAAAAGGCGACGCGCAAAATGGCCCGCCGTACCGCCATCAACAAGTCCCGCCGCTCGCGTGTTCGCGGCTTCGTCCGCAAGGTCGAGGAGGCGCTCGCAGCCGGCAATCTCGATCAGGCGAAGGAAGCGCTGAAGGCCGCCGAGCCGGAAATCGCCCGCGCCGCCAGCAAGGGCGTCCTGCATCGCAATACGGCCTCGCGCAAGGTTTCGCGTCTCGCTCAGCGGGTCAAGACGCTGAGCGCCTGA